GAGCAAAGTCACCCTTGAGGATGCGGGGCGCGAGATTTTCCAGAGACCAGCAGTAGGCGGCGCCCTTGGTGATGGACTCCAGCACCTTGGTGGGATCAAGTCCGGCTGCCGCTGCATAAACCATGCTTTCGCAGACGCCGATCATGGTGCCGGCAATGACGATCTGGTTGCACATCTTTGCATGCTGCCCGGCCCCGGCCTGTCCCTGATGGACGATGTTCCCCCCCATAAGCCGGAACAGCGGCAAAACCGCCTGAAACACCGCGTCGTCCCCTCCGACCATGATGGACAGCTTGGCATTTCGCGCTCCCACATCCCCTCCGGAGACAGGCGCATCCAAAGCAAAAGCCCCCTGCCCGCGGGCGGCATCGGCAATCTCCACGGCCAGACTTGGACTTGTCGTGGTCATGTCCACGCTGACCGCTCCTGACTTCAGACCCCGCAAGACCCCCTGCTCTCCAAAATAAACCTCACGTACATCCGGAGGAAAGCC
This genomic stretch from Desulfonatronum thiosulfatophilum harbors:
- a CDS encoding NAD(P)-dependent oxidoreductase; its protein translation is MTDKLTPVSHEITRIGWIGTGVMGLSMCGHLLDAGFKVSVFTRTKSKAKALLDKGAVWAESPMAVAHNSDVVFSIVGFPPDVREVYFGEQGVLRGLKSGAVSVDMTTTSPSLAVEIADAARGQGAFALDAPVSGGDVGARNAKLSIMVGGDDAVFQAVLPLFRLMGGNIVHQGQAGAGQHAKMCNQIVIAGTMIGVCESMVYAAAAGLDPTKVLESITKGAAYCWSLENLAPRILKGDFAPGFMIDHFIKDMGIALEEARRMGIRLPGLDLVERIYKEASALGHGRDGTQALYQALRKMSIG